In one window of Rhodopseudomonas palustris HaA2 DNA:
- a CDS encoding carbohydrate ABC transporter permease codes for MEKIVNQKAWFLVLPVFAIVAFSAILPLMTVVNYSVQDTFGNNQFFWNGVGWFKELLDPSTDLGGRFFASLGRNLAFSAIILAIEVPLGIVVALAMPRHGWSVAFCLVIMALPLLIPWNVVGTIWQIFGRPDIGLMGYTLNSLGINYNYVSNEFDAWATVVVMDVWHWTSLVALLCYAGLKSIPDAYYQAAQIDGASRWAVFKAIQLPKMHRVLLIAVLLRFMDSFMIYTEPFVVTGGGPGNSTTFISIELVKIALGQFDLGKAAALSIVYNLIIIIVCWVFYTVMTNAGAERRQTPGSA; via the coding sequence ATGGAGAAGATCGTCAACCAGAAGGCCTGGTTCCTGGTGCTGCCGGTGTTCGCCATCGTCGCGTTCTCGGCGATCCTGCCGCTGATGACGGTGGTGAACTATTCGGTGCAGGACACCTTCGGCAACAACCAGTTCTTCTGGAACGGCGTCGGCTGGTTCAAGGAACTGCTCGATCCCTCGACCGATCTCGGCGGCCGGTTCTTCGCCTCGCTGGGGCGCAATCTGGCGTTCTCGGCGATCATCCTCGCCATCGAAGTCCCGCTCGGAATCGTGGTCGCGCTGGCGATGCCGCGCCACGGCTGGTCGGTCGCGTTCTGCCTGGTGATCATGGCGTTGCCGCTGTTGATCCCGTGGAACGTGGTCGGCACCATCTGGCAAATCTTCGGCCGGCCCGACATCGGCCTGATGGGCTACACGCTGAACAGCCTCGGCATCAATTACAACTACGTCTCCAACGAATTCGACGCCTGGGCCACGGTGGTGGTGATGGACGTCTGGCACTGGACCAGCCTGGTGGCGCTGCTTTGCTATGCCGGCCTGAAGTCGATCCCGGACGCCTATTATCAGGCGGCGCAGATCGACGGCGCGTCGCGCTGGGCGGTGTTCAAGGCGATCCAGCTGCCGAAGATGCACCGGGTGCTGCTGATCGCCGTGCTGCTGCGGTTCATGGACAGCTTCATGATCTACACCGAACCCTTCGTCGTCACCGGCGGCGGGCCGGGCAATTCCACGACCTTCATCTCGATCGAGCTGGTCAAGATCGCGCTCGGCCAGTTCGACCTCGGCAAAGCCGCGGCGCTGTCGATCGTCTACAATCTGATCATCATCATCGTGTGCTGGGTGTTCTACACCGTGATGACCAACGCCGGCGCCGAGCGCCGGCAGACCCCCGGGAGCGCCTGA
- a CDS encoding ABC transporter ATP-binding protein, with protein MARIDLVDLAHSYLVGDDLPPAAYALKPVSMTWRQGGAYALLGPSGCGKTTLLNLISGIVTPSRGKILFDGTDVTRLSTRERNIAQVFQFPVIYDTMTVRENLAFPLKNRGVPKPEIDRRVAEIADLLDLTPNLGRKATRLTADAKQKISLGRGLVRSDVAAILFDEPLTVIDPHLKWELRSKLKALHRALDLTMIYVTHDQTEALTFADTVVVMHDGRVVQSGTPEELFEKPAHTFVGYFIGSPGMNIVPAQIRGREALIDGHAITLARGYDNLPSGAKIEIGVRPEFVHLTAKAPGFLSGRIERIDDLGRIRFAWVRVGGVRFAARVPDGFSADGDEVGLMIEPSRVHVYADSEIVEGSALEQVA; from the coding sequence ATGGCGCGCATTGACCTCGTGGACCTGGCTCACTCCTACCTCGTCGGCGACGATCTGCCGCCGGCTGCCTATGCGCTGAAGCCGGTATCGATGACCTGGCGGCAGGGCGGCGCCTATGCACTCCTCGGCCCCTCCGGCTGCGGCAAGACCACGCTGCTCAATCTGATTTCCGGCATCGTGACGCCGTCGCGCGGCAAGATCCTGTTCGACGGCACCGACGTCACGCGGCTGTCGACCCGCGAGCGCAACATCGCGCAGGTGTTCCAGTTTCCGGTGATCTACGACACCATGACGGTGCGGGAGAATTTGGCGTTTCCGCTGAAGAATCGCGGCGTGCCGAAGCCTGAGATCGACAGGCGCGTCGCCGAGATCGCCGATCTGCTCGACCTCACGCCGAATCTGGGGCGCAAGGCGACGCGGCTGACCGCCGACGCCAAGCAGAAGATCTCACTCGGCCGCGGCCTGGTCCGCTCCGACGTCGCCGCGATCCTGTTCGACGAACCGCTCACGGTGATCGATCCGCATCTGAAGTGGGAGTTGCGCTCCAAGCTGAAGGCGCTGCATCGCGCGCTGGATCTCACGATGATCTACGTCACCCACGACCAGACCGAAGCGCTGACCTTCGCCGACACCGTCGTCGTCATGCATGACGGCCGTGTGGTGCAAAGCGGCACGCCGGAGGAACTGTTCGAGAAGCCGGCGCACACCTTCGTCGGTTACTTCATCGGCTCGCCCGGCATGAACATCGTGCCGGCGCAGATCCGCGGCCGCGAGGCGCTGATCGACGGCCATGCGATCACACTCGCCCGCGGCTACGACAATCTGCCATCCGGGGCCAAGATCGAGATCGGGGTGCGGCCGGAATTCGTGCACCTCACCGCGAAGGCGCCGGGGTTTTTGTCCGGCCGCATCGAGCGGATCGACGACCTCGGCCGCATCCGTTTCGCCTGGGTGCGGGTCGGCGGCGTCCGCTTCGCCGCGCGGGTCCCGGACGGATTCTCCGCCGACGGCGACGAGGTCGGTCTGATGATCGAACCGTCGCGCGTCCACGTCTATGCCGACAGCGAGATCGTCGAAGGAAGCGCGCTGGAGCAGGTCGCCTGA
- a CDS encoding carbohydrate ABC transporter permease, with amino-acid sequence MHSIPGRRIVMACYLIFLMLPIYWLVNMSFKTNGEIVSTMTLWPHQPTLENYRTIFTDPSWYSGYINSLQYVVINTVLSISFALPAAYAFSRYRFLGDKHLFFWLLSNRMAPAAVYALPFFNLYSAINLFDTPWAVALAHCLFNVPLAVWILEGFVSGVPREIDETAFLDGYSFPRFFVKILMPLIASGIGVAAFFCFMFSWVELLLARTLTSVNAKPISAVMTRTVSAAGMDWGLLAAAGVLTIIPGALVIWFVRNYIARGFALGRV; translated from the coding sequence ATGCACTCGATCCCCGGTCGCCGCATCGTGATGGCGTGCTATCTGATCTTCCTGATGCTGCCGATCTACTGGCTCGTCAACATGAGCTTCAAGACCAACGGCGAGATCGTCTCGACGATGACGCTGTGGCCGCACCAGCCGACGCTGGAGAACTACCGGACGATCTTCACCGATCCGAGCTGGTATTCGGGCTATATCAACTCGCTGCAATACGTCGTCATCAACACCGTGCTGTCGATCTCGTTCGCGCTGCCGGCGGCCTACGCGTTCTCGCGCTACCGCTTCCTCGGCGACAAGCATTTGTTCTTCTGGCTACTGTCCAACCGGATGGCGCCGGCCGCGGTCTACGCGCTGCCGTTCTTCAACCTGTATTCGGCGATCAATCTGTTCGATACGCCATGGGCGGTGGCGCTGGCGCATTGCCTGTTCAACGTGCCGCTGGCGGTGTGGATCCTCGAGGGCTTCGTCTCCGGCGTGCCGCGCGAGATCGACGAGACCGCGTTCCTCGACGGCTATTCGTTCCCGCGCTTCTTCGTCAAGATACTGATGCCGCTGATCGCCAGCGGCATCGGCGTCGCGGCGTTCTTCTGCTTCATGTTCTCGTGGGTCGAACTGCTGCTGGCGCGGACGCTGACTTCGGTCAACGCCAAGCCGATTTCCGCGGTGATGACCCGCACCGTCTCGGCCGCCGGCATGGACTGGGGCCTGCTCGCCGCCGCCGGCGTCCTGACCATCATCCCGGGCGCGCTGGTGATCTGGTTCGTCCGCAACTACATCGCGCGCGGCTTCGCGCTCGGTCGGGTGTGA